The following coding sequences are from one Musa acuminata AAA Group cultivar baxijiao chromosome BXJ2-4, Cavendish_Baxijiao_AAA, whole genome shotgun sequence window:
- the LOC135610102 gene encoding phytosulfokine receptor 1-like, whose protein sequence is MKRPSFTPFSLLMTRRGGFPAPLSLPACCLLLFALLIRAQLAFSQNQTCDSKDLNALLGLSNEIDLAKLGWSRNGSSSGCCDWFGVSCGPPTINGRRVVGLDLSNKSLKGSISDSFAGLDQLRRLDLSVNSLQGVVPPQLLRLPLLEFIDLSMNQLEGEIPSNLSLPAIRVFNISYNYFTGHHPIFAGLSNLTSLDLTANDFHGPIDAGICNSSAKIQVLRFAGNMFDGNLPRGLKNCISLTELSLGMNDLDGDFPGDLFSMASLTHLFLQGNRFSGNLITNMSNLSNLVEIDLSLNRFSGFIPDVFGSLAKLEAFSAQSNKLVGNLPSSLSNLSSLRVLNLNNNSLSGEIDLNCSAMARLSTLDLGSNSFSGPIPGILPQCVQLKTLNLARNNLTGEIPTSFKSFTQLSDLSLTGNHFSNISAALQILQHCPKLTSLVLTRNFHSGEVMPADGIRGFEKMELLVIANCALTGTIPLWLANLTQLTVLDISWNHLSGTIPIWFGNLENLFYLDLSNNSLSGEVPNSLAQMKRLMSGSKSLQISSIENFPFFIKRNSSGKGLQYNQVSRFPPSLILSNNMLVGHILPGFGKLVDLHVLDLSWNHLSGNIPAELSGMTSLECLELSHNNLTGTIPASLTNLSFLSKFDVAYNDLVGQVPTGGQFSTFSSSDFEGNPGLCGFHLSPCGSKDLIPSGVRRSNKNAIVSITVGIGLGAIFLLAVVSWIVLKHHSGWHEDHARVVAHADEGSDATGCSLVLLFNKDDKELSIDDILKSTNNFDQAYIIGCGGFGLVYKATLPDGRKVAIKRLSGDFFQMEREFQAEVETLSRAQHRNLVLLQGYCKFGSDRLLIYSYMENGSLDYWLHEKHEGSSMLEQGRRLRIALGASRGLAYLHESCEPHILHRDIKSSNILLDEDFDAHLADFGLARLILPTETHVTTDLVGTLGYIPPEYGQSPVATFKGDVYSFGVVLLELLTGRRPVDMCQPKGCREVVSWVLQKKKDRREAEVFDPCMFDSDGDNSQTLRMLEIACLCVSESPKLRPSANQLVAWLEEICLAGQLAK, encoded by the coding sequence ATGAAAAGACCCTCCTTTACCCCCTTCTCCCTGTTGATGACACGCAGGGGAGGTTTCCCGGCGCCGCTGTCGCTCCCGGCATGCTGCTTGTTGCTGTTCGCGTTGTTAATCCGGGCTCAACTGGCTTTCTCCCAGAACCAGACTTGCGATTCCAAGGATCTCAACGCGTTGCTTGGGCTGTCGAATGAGATCGATCTGGCGAAGCTGGGATGGAGCCGAAATGGCTCTTCTTCCGGTTGCTGCGACTGGTTTGGTGTCTCCTGCGGCCCCCCGACCATCAACGGTAGGAGGGTGGTCGGTTTGGATCTCAGCAACAAGAGCTTGAAGGGCTCGATCTCTGATTCATTTGCCGGGTTGGATCAGCTGAGAAGACTCGACCTTTCCGTGAATTCTCTGCAAGGAGTGGTTCCTCCGCAGCTGCTCCGGTTACCTCTGTTGGAGTTTATCGATCTCAGCATGAACCAGCTTGAAGGGGAGATTCCGTCGAACTTGAGCCTTCCGGCGATCCGAGTGTTCAACATTTCTTACAACTATTTCACCGGCCATCACCCGATCTTTGCAGGCTTGAGCAATCTCACCTCCTTGGACCTCACTGCCAACGATTTCCATGGCCCTATCGATGCTGGTATCTGCAACTCCTCAGCCAAGATACAGGTTCTCCGCTTCGCAGGCAACATGTTCGACGGCAATCTCCCGAGAGGTCTCAAGAACTGCATCTCCCTCACCGAGCTCTCGCTCGGTATGAATGACCTCGATGGAGATTTTCCTGGTGACCTCTTCAGCATGGCATCCTTGACGCACTTATTCCTCCAGGGGAACCGGTTCTCGGGCAATCTGATCACAAACATGAGCAATCTTTCGAACCTTGTCGAGATTGATCTCTCCCTGAATAGATTCTCGGGGTTTATCCCTGATGTTTTTGGTAGCCTTGCAAAGCTCGAAGCTTTTTCGGCTCAGTCCAATAAACTTGTTGGTAATCTACCTTCTTCATTGTCGAACTTGTCATCGCTTAGGGTGCTGAATCTGAACAACAACTCGCTCAGCGGCGAGATCGATCTCAATTGCTCTGCCATGGCCAGATTAAGCACCCTTGATCTCGGTTCCAATTCATTTTCTGGCCCTATCCCTGGCATCCTTCCTCAATGTGTACAGCTTAAGACCTTAAATCTTGCTAGAAACAATCTTACCGGAGAAATTCCCACCAGCTTCAAGAGCTTCACTCAACTCTCTGATCTTTCTCTCACCGGTAACCATTTCTCTAACATATCAGCAGCTTTGCAAATTCTACAGCACTGCCCCAAACTCACTAGTCTGGTTTTGACGCGGAACTTCCACAGTGGTGAAGTAATGCCAGCTGATGGAATTCGAGGATTCGAGAAGATGGAGTTGCTGGTCATTGCAAACTGTGCTCTTACGGGTACCATTCCATTATGGCTGGCAAACTTGACCCAATTAACGGTATTGGACATCTCATGGAACCACTTATCTGGTACAATCCCTATATGGTTTGGGAATCTTGAGAACCTCTTCTACTTGGATCTATCAAACAATTCTCTCAGTGGGGAGGTTCCGAATAGCTTGGCACAGATGAAGAGGCTTATGTCTGGGAGTAAGTCACTGCAAATTAGCTCGATCGAGAACTTCCCGTTCTTCATTAAGAGAAACTCGAGTGGGAAGGGCTTGCAGTATAATCAGGTTAGCAGGTTTCCCCCGTCGCTGATTCTGAGTAATAACATGCTTGTTGGGCATATTTTGCCAGGGTTTGGGAAACTTGTGGATCTCCATGTGTTGGACTTGAGTTGGAATCATCTTTCAGGGAACATACCAGCAGAGCTCTCAGGCATGACAAGCTTAGAATGCTTGGAATTGTCACACAATAATCTCACAGGAACCATACCTGCCTCTCTAACCAATCTTAGTTTTTTGTCAAAGTTTGATGTGGCATATAACGATTTGGTTGGACAAGTCCCGACTGGAGGCCAGTTTTCGACCTTCTCGAGTTCTGATTTCGAAGGGAATCCTGGGCTCTGTGGCTTTCACTTGTCACCTTGCGGTTCCAAAGACCTTATACCATCAGGAGTCAGAAGAAGTAACAAAAATGCCATAGTGAGCATAACAGTTGGAATTGGACTCGGGGCAATTTTTCTTCTTGCTGTTGTCAGCTGGATTGTGTTAAAACATCATTCTGGATGGCACGAAGACCATGCAAGGGTGGTAGCACACGCAGATGAAGGCTCAGACGCAACTGGTTGCAGTCTAGTTCTTTTGTTTAACAAGGATGACAAGGAGCTAAGCATAGATGACATATTGAAGTCCACCAACAACTTTGATCAGGCTTATATCATCGGTTGTGGAGGATTCGGTCTTGTCTACAAGGCTACTCTGCCTGATGGACGCAAGGTAGCTATCAAGCGGCTTTCCGGTGATTTTTTTCAGATGGAGAGGGAGTTTCAAGCTGAGGTGGAAACTCTTTCCAGAGCTCAGCACAGGAATCTTGTTTTGCTGCAAGGATATTGCAAGTTCGGCAGCGATCGCCTGCTAATCTACTCGTACATGGAGAACGGGAGCCTGGACTACTGGCTTCACGAGAAACATGAAGGCAGCTCAATGCTAGAGCAGGGAAGAAGGCTGCGGATAGCTCTAGGGGCCTCTAGGGGATTGGCCTACTTGCACGAATCCTGTGAGCCACATATACTTCACCGTGACATCAAGTCGAGTAATATCCTCCTAGATGAAGATTTTGATGCTCATCTGGCCGATTTTGGACTTGCAAGACTAATTTTGCCTACTGAGACACATGTGACAACAGATTTAGTCGGAACTTTAGGTTACATTCCTCCCGAGTATGGACAATCTCCTGTCGCTACTTTTAAGGGTGATGTATACAGCTTTGGTGTTGTACTCTTGGAGCTACTCACCGGTAGGAGGCCTGTCGATATGTGCCAACCGAAAGGCTGCCGGGAAGTGGTGTCATGGGTGCTTCAGAAGAAGAAAGACAGAAGGGAGGCTGAAGTTTTCGATCCGTGTATGTTTGATTCGGATGGTGACAACAGCCAGACACTGAGGATGCTTGAAATTGCATGCCTATGTGTGAGTGAATCCCCTAAACTGAGGCCATCAGCCAATCAACTTGTTGCATGGCTCGAGGAGATCTGTCTTGCTGGCCAATTGGCAAAGTGA